One window from the genome of Actinoplanes teichomyceticus ATCC 31121 encodes:
- a CDS encoding type I polyketide synthase encodes MVADARRLGARVSELEAAKTEPIAIIGMACRLPGGVTTPEQLWDLVAAESEVLTGLPEDRAWDTEALFHPDPDHEGTTYSRVGGFLDDPAGFDAGFFGISPREALAMDPQQRLMLEISWEALERAGIDPATLRGSDAAVFAGTTGADYRADPQAIPEGIEGHLMTGASLSALAGRVSYVLGWEGPAVSLDTACSSSLVALHWAAQSLRSGESSLALAGGVTVMATPFTLIGSSRQRGLAHDGHCKAFAGAADGTVLAEGAGVLLLERLSDAVRHGRRIWGLIRGSAVNSDGASNGLTAPNGPAQQRVIRTALANAGLVAADVDAVEAHGTGTALGDPIEAQAVLATYGRDRQPGRPLWLGSLKSNIGHAQAAAGVAGVIKMVMAMRHGVLPRTLHVDEPTPYVDWNRGGVEVLTTARPWPQPGRARRAGVSSFGVSGTNAHVILEQAPPPQTAEPEAVHTGPVPLPLSARGSAAGLPAQARQLAAYLEENPDVRLVDVARALVHHRTALPDRAVVVALDRAEAVHALRELAAEPPEPAVVPPAARTVFVFPGQGAQWAGMAADLLESSPVFAARMAECAAALDPLTGWSLLAAVRREAGAADPARLDVVQPLTFAIMVSLAAMWRDAGIVPDAVVGHSQGEIAAACVAGGLTLHDASALVVARSRAIAGLPGEGGMASLAADADTVAALITAWPGRLDVAALNSATSTVVSGEPQALDELLARCAADGIRARRLQLNNAAGHSVQMEAIEDELTTALAGLRPRPGTVPFWSTVTGEPFDTAGLDAGYWYRNVRRPVRFGPAISSLAAAGHGVFVEVSTHPVLVSAIERTLEDGAATTSWAITGTLRRDEDGRRCFLTALGALFSRGVAVDWAAVLGGGSGPAPDLPTYAFQRRRYWLGNVWGGGGRTAAPVRIEEEAAPDADIARQLAALPPAERDHRLLTMVREVAAAVLGHESAEAVPPGRAFSDAGFTSLSAIDLRNRLSRRTGLRLPSSLVFDHPNPVALMRHLRDLLGAADPLLDSLRVLEESAGSADADRIATDLLPRLRALTASLEAARGPATGVAAGLDTASADEVLAFIDAEFGEV; translated from the coding sequence GTGGTCGCCGATGCCCGGCGGCTCGGCGCCCGGGTGTCCGAACTGGAGGCGGCGAAGACCGAGCCGATCGCCATCATCGGTATGGCGTGCCGGCTGCCCGGCGGGGTGACCACGCCCGAACAGCTGTGGGACCTGGTGGCCGCGGAATCGGAGGTGCTCACCGGCCTGCCCGAGGACCGGGCCTGGGACACCGAGGCGCTGTTCCACCCCGACCCCGACCACGAGGGCACCACCTACAGCCGGGTGGGCGGCTTCCTGGACGACCCGGCCGGGTTCGACGCGGGGTTCTTCGGGATCTCGCCGCGTGAGGCGCTGGCCATGGACCCCCAGCAGCGGCTGATGCTGGAGATCTCCTGGGAGGCGCTGGAGCGGGCCGGCATCGACCCGGCGACGCTGCGCGGATCCGACGCCGCGGTCTTCGCCGGCACCACCGGCGCCGACTACCGGGCCGACCCGCAAGCCATTCCGGAGGGCATCGAGGGCCACCTCATGACCGGCGCCTCGCTGAGCGCGCTGGCCGGCCGGGTCTCCTACGTGCTCGGCTGGGAGGGCCCGGCGGTCAGCCTCGACACCGCCTGCTCGTCGTCGCTGGTGGCGCTGCACTGGGCGGCCCAGTCGCTGCGCAGCGGCGAGTCGTCGCTGGCGCTGGCCGGCGGTGTGACCGTGATGGCCACGCCGTTCACCCTGATCGGCTCGTCCCGCCAGCGCGGGCTGGCCCACGACGGGCACTGCAAGGCGTTCGCCGGGGCGGCCGACGGCACCGTCCTCGCCGAGGGCGCCGGGGTGCTGCTGCTGGAGCGGCTCTCCGACGCGGTGCGGCACGGGCGGCGGATCTGGGGGCTGATCCGCGGCTCGGCGGTCAACTCCGACGGCGCCTCCAACGGCCTGACCGCGCCGAACGGGCCCGCGCAGCAGCGCGTGATCCGGACCGCGCTGGCCAACGCCGGGCTGGTGGCCGCCGACGTCGACGCGGTGGAGGCGCACGGCACCGGGACCGCCCTCGGCGACCCGATCGAGGCGCAGGCGGTGCTGGCCACGTACGGCCGGGACCGGCAACCGGGCCGGCCGCTGTGGCTCGGCTCGCTCAAGTCGAACATCGGGCACGCGCAGGCCGCCGCCGGAGTGGCCGGAGTGATCAAGATGGTGATGGCGATGCGGCACGGGGTGCTGCCCCGCACGCTGCACGTGGACGAGCCGACGCCGTACGTCGACTGGAACCGTGGCGGCGTCGAGGTGCTGACCACCGCCCGGCCGTGGCCGCAGCCGGGCCGGGCGCGCCGGGCCGGCGTGTCCAGCTTCGGGGTCAGCGGCACCAACGCGCACGTGATCCTGGAGCAGGCGCCGCCGCCGCAGACTGCGGAGCCCGAAGCGGTGCACACCGGCCCGGTCCCGCTGCCGCTGTCGGCTCGCGGATCGGCGGCCGGACTGCCCGCACAGGCCCGGCAACTGGCCGCCTACCTGGAGGAGAACCCGGACGTACGGCTCGTGGACGTGGCACGGGCGCTGGTGCACCACCGTACGGCGCTGCCGGACCGGGCCGTGGTGGTGGCGCTCGACCGCGCCGAGGCGGTACACGCGCTGCGGGAGCTGGCCGCCGAACCGCCCGAGCCCGCCGTCGTGCCGCCCGCGGCCCGTACCGTGTTCGTCTTTCCCGGCCAGGGCGCCCAGTGGGCCGGCATGGCCGCCGACCTGCTGGAGTCCTCGCCGGTGTTCGCCGCCCGGATGGCCGAGTGCGCCGCCGCCCTGGACCCGCTGACCGGCTGGTCGCTGCTGGCCGCCGTACGCCGCGAAGCGGGCGCCGCCGACCCGGCGCGCCTCGACGTCGTCCAGCCGCTCACCTTCGCGATCATGGTGTCGCTGGCCGCGATGTGGAGGGACGCCGGGATCGTCCCGGACGCCGTCGTCGGTCATTCCCAGGGCGAGATCGCCGCCGCGTGCGTGGCCGGCGGCCTCACCCTGCACGACGCGAGCGCCCTGGTGGTGGCCCGCAGCCGGGCGATCGCCGGACTGCCCGGCGAGGGCGGGATGGCCTCGCTCGCCGCCGATGCCGACACGGTGGCCGCGCTGATCACGGCGTGGCCCGGCCGACTGGACGTCGCCGCGCTCAACAGCGCCACGTCGACCGTCGTCAGCGGCGAGCCGCAGGCGCTCGACGAGCTGCTGGCCCGCTGCGCGGCCGACGGCATCCGGGCCCGCCGGCTGCAACTGAACAACGCCGCCGGCCACTCCGTGCAGATGGAGGCCATCGAGGACGAGCTGACCACGGCGCTGGCCGGTCTGCGTCCCCGGCCCGGGACCGTGCCGTTCTGGTCGACGGTGACCGGGGAGCCGTTCGACACGGCCGGGCTCGACGCCGGCTACTGGTATCGCAACGTGCGCCGGCCGGTCCGGTTCGGCCCCGCGATCAGCTCCCTGGCGGCCGCCGGGCACGGCGTCTTCGTCGAGGTCAGCACCCATCCGGTGCTGGTCTCGGCGATCGAACGCACGCTGGAGGACGGCGCCGCGACCACCTCCTGGGCGATCACCGGGACGTTGCGCCGGGACGAGGACGGCCGCCGCTGCTTCCTGACCGCGCTGGGCGCCCTGTTCAGCCGTGGCGTCGCGGTCGACTGGGCGGCCGTGCTGGGCGGCGGCTCCGGGCCGGCGCCGGACCTGCCGACCTACGCCTTCCAGCGCCGCCGGTACTGGCTGGGAAACGTCTGGGGCGGCGGCGGCCGGACCGCCGCGCCGGTCCGGATCGAGGAGGAGGCGGCGCCGGATGCCGACATCGCCCGGCAGCTGGCCGCGCTGCCGCCCGCGGAACGCGATCACCGGCTGCTGACCATGGTCCGCGAGGTCGCGGCCGCGGTGCTCGGCCACGAGTCGGCCGAGGCCGTGCCGCCGGGCCGCGCCTTCAGCGACGCCGGCTTCACCTCGCTGTCCGCCATCGACCTGCGCAACCGGCTCTCCCGGCGGACCGGCCTGCGGCTGCCCAGCTCGCTGGTCTTCGACCACCCCAACCCGGTGGCCCTGATGCGGCACCTGCGGGATCTGCTGGGCGCCGCGGACCCGCTGCTCGACAGCCTCCGGGTGCTCGAGGAATCGGCCGGCTCGGCGGACGCCGACCGGATCGCCACGGACCTCCTCCCGCGGCTGCGCGCCCTCACCGCGAGCCTCGAAGCCGCCCGCGGACCGGCCACCGGCGTGGCCGCCGGCCTGGACACGGCCTCCGCGGACGAGGTGCTCGCCTTCATCGACGCCGAATTCGGGGAGGTCTGA